AATCATGTCTACCGTGTGTTTTTATTCAGGATTAATTGTCGGGAGTAAATTATATGCCTACAGACTATTGTTTTTCACTGGTCTGCTCTGTTATTGTCTTGACCCTTGGTTGATTTCTGCTTTTGATCTTGCAGGGTACCAGCTTTCGATGATACATATTCTATATGGATATCATGTCCCTGTTGTTTGCTTAAAATGTACCAATGCACCTGCATGAATTCCAGCAAGCGCACTGCCATGGTTTTTACTCGAGCAATCATCTTCTCCAAGTTTCCTTCTATTATCATGTTAATATTTTTGTGGAAGTTAAGAGGACCAAATGCAATTTGTAAGCATATAGATTTTTCAGCACGTAATCTAAAAAAAttcctctaatatttttgtttacAGTTTGATAGTTTACTTCAAGGTTCAGATCTTCCGCTCACAATATTTGCTTCTTTCAGGCAGGGTACATCATGTAATTCCTCATGTCTTCGATAAATTGTCAATATAAGTTTCTTTTCCTTATCTCATTATGCTTTGGAAATAAGAATAAAGAATTATTTTTGTGGTGGTACAATGTCAGTTTTTTGTCATTTGAAAGCTAGCACATATAGCATGGAGCAAAACATTGTTGTGACTTTTGAGATACTGTAGTGCAGTTTGGTGTATTTTTTTATTCATTCCAATACTGGACTACTAATTTGGGGTTGTATTTTTTGTGCGCTAAAATATCAGTGCAGTTCTGTGGGACTTCCATAACTTGAGGTTCATCTATATTTCATCATTACACGCAGTTTACTATGTCATCACTCTTCAGTCATAAGCTGAGAGTTCTCATCTGCACCACGTAACTCACAACTCTTTTGTAGTTCTTTCTACACATGCTGATACATATCTTAATTTATATATCATCTCAACTGTTTCTTAATATTTCACTTAATCCTTTGTTAATAATGGTAGTAACAATGTCCTAAACAATCTCGATAGCAGTTAGTTTCAATGAAAGCATTTGTAAGTAACCCCATATATTAttcaaaaaggtgttcaatccatATTTTCTAAGTTAAATCCTTGCCTTAAATGTGCATATGTTATTGGAAATTATTTCTTTCTATAACAAGGATATGCTATTAAGCTGGTACATTTTCTTTGGAAACTTGTAGGTGGCTGTTTTGATGATATAAAGTTCCTCGCCTCCTTCACCTCTTCCGCCCTTGCAGCCGGAGGATGCCACTCAACATCGGAAAGCGTATGGGCACAAGTGAGCTTGCTACTTCTTCGTTCATGGATCTACATGTTAAATCATTTGTGTCTTTCCTTTCTCTGGTTGGTATTCATGGTCTATGCCTCGAGTTGGGAAAAATCCGTAGAGAATAAAACTGTAAAACTTGCAAGAAACTTCAGATTTCCGAGGAGAAATTTTAACACGCATGGAGAAATTAGAAGGGGTGGGGAATAGAACTGCTTCTGGAGCTTTCCCCCCTCTTTCTATGCTTATGTGGTTTGCTTGATTTGGTGATGCTTACATGCTTTCTAATCCTGCACTGATGTGCTCTCCTTCTTGGCTGGTAGTTCTTCTCATTGGTGAAATACGAAGACATATACAAATGGTCAGTTATCAATACTGGAAAGGGAGGATGATACATGCAGGGCAGGGATTTTGGACAGCTAAATGTAAGTGCGTCTGCCTATATGTAGTATCTATCTTTTCTGCAGTTCAAGTTTTTTTTCTGACATTTTCAGCGTAAGCAGACTGCTAACACAATTTATTGATACACAAAATTCGTGAAGGTTAACAGACCTGCAGAAATTGCTAATTAGTGGAGTGTTGGCAGGGCAGAGGTTTGGGGGAGCTAACTGTAAGCATTGTTCAGGAATTCGTTAACTGGTAACGGCTCGCTCGGCCACTGAATAGCGATTAATCGGCCAATTCGCCAGTTAATCGGCCGATTAATCGGGTAATCAACATTTATCGGCTACTCAGCGAGCCACTGAGTAGCGATTAACTGGCCATTTAATCGGTGATTCGGCCGAATTCTTGAACAATGACTGTAAGTGCAGCTGCCTATGCAATATCTATTTTTTTCATGTGTACAGTTTTCTTATATTTTGAGTGGAAGCAAACTGCTAAAATAATTAGTTGATGGTATGAATTCGTGAAACCTTTCCCTTCATAGTGAGTGTTGGTTGTTGCTTATATAGTATATACTCTCATGTATGGCTAGCTTTAATTCAAAATAATGTTGATCAATGATTTTTAAGTGTCTCTTAGAAATGTCCCTGGTAACACACACTATAGTTTTCTGAGTAGATAGAACCCTACATGTTCTTTATCCGTTCCTGGACACAATCAATCACTATTTCATAAGAAATCACACCTGCTTTTGGACACAATCAATGCAGTTTGTTCTAATCCATATGAACTTATAAACCTAAACattacttctcaaatcataggctCACCAAAACTACAAGTAGATGAGTGAAGTCTGTGGTAGACTGGTAGTCGACACGGAGAGAATTGAGATAAGGGCTACAGGTAACCACAGAGGTGACTATGCACCTCTAATGCTCTGTTTTCGGTTTTCTGTCACATTTAACCTTTGTAATTCCTGTGGCAAGTGAGGAAAAAGAAGTCCTATAGCTTGTGTCCGGCATTCAACAGAGGTAATACACTAATACCTCAAGTAGCAGTAATGCATGATGTTGTTCATGTTTTCAAGGTTGATGTGTCGTCATCTGCTCAATCCATTAGGCGGTACCGTATAGACATAAACTGAAGTATTTTGTTTCATGTGCATCTGTACTCGATGATGGCGCGGTGTTTGCAGATAATTATTGGTGTGCTCTTCCCTCTACATATGTGTGTAATTACTTATCGAGGTATTGGTTTATTGGTGTGCTCTTATTAGATTGTGTTGTGTGTATGCCAATTTTATTAGATGACATTTCGATAGCTGGTCTCTGAATAATCTTCATGTTATATAGTAGCAAACTCCAAAAAATAGGGTTGCCTCTCTGTGTTGATCATTGTGGTTTCACCAAGTATGCTTTTTTACCTCTGTGTATATTGGTATTTTTCCTAGGTGTTTGAGTTGCAGTAAAATGGTTTTCCTAGGTGTTTGAGTTGCAGTAAAATGCTGCCGAGATTTGTGAGCTAACTATGGGAGCTCGGCTTTCCAATGTATCTCGCCACATCCCCATCAAAGTTTCAGTATGTTTGACTCTAGGTGTGTGTAGAAGATAATTAATTTATTAGGTGTGTGTACATTGCATGATGATGTCTAATGGTATTATTCCTATCATGTGGAAAAGTATAATTATACCCTGGAATTttgatgaaatagaattttttagCATTGAAGGTATCACCTAGTGTTTATACATGTCTTGAAAATTTCATCAGAATGGCCAGTTATAAATAATTAAGTAGAAAATATTCTGAAGAATTTATAAGACAACTTGATGTGTGTGTAATAAAATCCATATCTTATTTTGAGAAATACTTAAATATATATGTGTTGGGTTCTTGCTATCTCATTTAAATTGTTAATTTTATGGAAATGATAGTACGCCTCCATCTTTTGTCCTAATTATCAAAAACAAATAGACTACTTGGTCACGGATGAGTTCTGAGTTTTTGTAAGAATAATTTTGCTTTTCATGCTTAATAGCTTCTTAGGCTTGAGTCCACCAGATCGATTTATTCTTGGTATTTCACATTGTTTGCAGTTCGTTTCTCTAACTCACTATGCACATATAAATTAAGTGATAAGACGTGGCCATTTGGTTCATTTGGCTGTTATAGTGTACTGCTTGATATTTATTTTTAAGTTATGCCTTTCCTCTATAGTCATTATAAAAGATTTGTATATTTTAGTTTCTGCATTGATACTACATAAGTATATACTGACGAGCAATACATGCATGTTCACATTGGTGCTACAATATAAGCATACCGACGAGCAATACATGCCTCCAAAAGAAGCATCAGGACACAATTGTATATTTTAGTTAGTATTACTTTTGTCTTGCTCTGAATCGCATGGTCTTCAGCCAAGTTATCAGGTTTTCACAAGCATAGGTAGTAATATTTACAATTAAATGCAGGTAATAATTATCATTTGGCACCAGTTGTTGGTCTCACTGCTGGTACCGCTTAGGCTATTGGCTTCACGAATTTCATCAGGTAATTTGTGTTAATATTTTTTGAACCATCTAGGAAATTCAGGACACAAAAGTTACCGAGTTAACACTGTTGCAACATATAGTTTGTGAAGAAGGCTACCATATTTCTGGCATGGATATGGTCCCACATTGTACCAGCAGTCTAAAGTTTCATCTCTCTTTTGTTTTCTCGGTTACATAATATTTCCTCCACAATATATATATTGGTTTGAACATGGTAATTGTTCCCATATGGCTTAATCATTTAGATTGCTTACCACTTAGCTGGAGAGGTTGAGCTTTTTTGCTACTATTCATGTTTCTCTCATCCTTAGAAGAGTTGGTATTACATATTTTCATACTTTCAGAATTTGGCTTCTAACTGAAGTGGAAATTATATGTGAGCGTTCCATCGAAAGGATCAGGTATGTTGCTCACTACCTTAGTAATGAAGTAGTACCATCTTAAAACCGAAAATACAAGTATTTGTATGTGCGTTAAATGGGAATTTCCTTGCAAGAGATGCTTACAAAGGAATCTGGGGGTGATTGGTATACTAACACAAGAAGCATAGAACATTGGCTTGAAAATGTGGTATGTTTTCTCTTATTTTGTTATCTGGTTGTCACAAGTTGAATGCCATCACTGGGGATTTACTTTTTAATAATATATTTTGTGCATGCATTTTTCTTGGTTTGGGCGATGGAGGTGCACACAGAAGTTGCTAAGATCAAGAATGATGATCTACTACTGAGTGCTCATAAAAGACCAAAATAATTTCATGACGTCCTGAGTAAATGAATGGGAAGGTGTAACACTTAAATTTGTCATGGCTTACCACTTCCAGGTGGAGCTTCTCTCATGTCTCCTCGTGCCCGGCGGTTTTTTTCTTCTCTAGCGGTACCTACCGGTGGGGCCGCTCTTCTTCCTCTTTTGATTGGGTTTTTTCTGCAGCCACCGCCCCACCAGTGCTCCGGTAATTCGCCCAACAGAGCATCTGCCTACAACACAAGTCAGTAAGTTAGCTGGCATTCCATGAGTGTATGTGTTGCTGATGTCTGTTGATCGTCCGCGAGGTCAGCCCCCTTGGCCTCCTCTGACCCATGTTGCCGTCGTGGACTTCAAGATGTTACTGCCAGTTGTGACAAGCTTTGTTGAACTGCAGGTATAGAGAGCTACAAGAAGATAGTGAGGGCCCAACTTCTCCTTTGATATTATCATGCTGCATTACTTCTAACAGACAATTTGTATTTCTTTTAGGTTGTTCTGAACATGTATTTTAGCATAGAATCTGATTTAGTGGGAATTGATGGTAGGTATGTTCTGTTTCTTAACAGAAGCTTACAAGTTCAGATTCTGATCATTGGAGTATTTTCTTGAAGTTATTAAGAAAAGGATGCAATTCAATAAACGGAATGGATCATGTGTCGTTCCTACTGATCCCGTAAAAGTGTACCATATATTATGGAGAACTGTATTTTAATTGCAACTAAACAGTACTATATTTGCAGGTGCTTATTTCACTTGAACCAAACAATTATGTACATACCGTAGGCTTAGAACAATATTAATATTAGCCTAATGAGTACCTATTTCGACTCTATGTTACAATATTTGTTTCACAATTCGTAATTTATTGTGGTTCGCAACAATTTGTGAAACCTGAAAAAAAAGCATTTCCTCACCTATACGTGAGCcttacgggatcgtgcgccaaggcgcaccacAAATCTAGTTAAATTGAAACCGGTCTGGTCGTACGTCGTATGTCGTCCGCTCAAAAAGAAAAAACCCCGCTATATGCACGCGCACGTCCAAAGAAAAGGTCAATCGCTACTCCGCCCAAATCgagccgcgtcgacttcctcatccttttttcgataaaggatgctttattactttgaaaagcaattacatccagcctctgcataaccaggatgcacgtaGCCGTTTTAAAGGATTCAAGTGAGATGTCTGGTAAAGCAAcactaggcgaaatacatatcgaagcGATAAATTATAAGACGCCTAAGGAGTGGGTGgagcttcaatccgtagactatgctgccacccatgtaggaaaaaagtatccctcgccgtagccttcaaccgtgtacagacctccgtaaataggtctcgattctccactcgctgaagaggtaaccacaaacggagaatacctgtacatctgtagataacctgcaaaaGGGAGCAATTTTTttcgttaaaaatcttgtcatttctacatagccaaagcgtccaaataactgctagcgcccccaccctaagaagcaacttgaaccttgaatcgacaccatgaagccaattgccaaagacattggccacactagtcggaggatacagggtagacgctacttggatgactgaccatatagatctcgcaaattggcactggaagaaaaggtgtttaatagtttcgtcctgttgacagaaaacacaccgtgtacttccatgccaatttcgcttaacaagattgtctttggtgagaataacacTTCGACGAATGTACCATCTAAagattttaatttttaatggtatcttcatcttccaaatcttcttattattatcaactggtatatCAGAATGAAGGATCGCATTGTAGAGTGATTTTACCGAGAAAGTGCCATCTACAGTAAGATTCCacctaaattcatccggttcgGGTGACAGTTGTATCTCTCCTAACCGGTCAATCAGGGAATTCCATGCCGACAACCTTTGCCCTAATAACACTCATCTGAAAGTCACATTtggaggtgaggtagccattatcGTGGCAATAGTATCACTTTTacgacgaacaatactatacaaagcaggatactgttcacttaagggagcattgtctaaccaaatgtcctcccagaaccgtatctttGCTCCATTCTTAATCGAAAAAGTACCATAGCGGAAAAAGACATTCTTTGCCGCCATAAGGCCAGCCCAGAAATGTGAATCCCCTGGTTTTCAGACCACTTGGGATAACGTCTTCGAGCCCATATACTTCCTCATAAGAATAGTTTGCTAAATCCCTTCCTCAGTAAGATGCTTAAATAGCCATTTACCTAGTAGGGCTGAATTCTTGACTTcaaggtcatgaactccaagccctccttgatctttgggactacaaactatactccatttaaccagtcgatatttattTTCTCGCTgttcccttgccaaaagaatctggatcgataataatcgagtttatgcagaatttctTTTGGTATtaggaagaatgataacatatacagtaccaaatttatcagtactgaattaatgagtaccaatctttctcccagggacaacaatttaccttttCAACTACTAAGACGTTTTtataatctttcttccactatttTCCATTCAGCAATTGTGAGTcttcgataatgaatcggaatacccaaatagcgaataggaaactggccttgcccgcaaccaaacaactctgcaTATTGAGTCGTTtcgttttgggcatcaccgaagcaaaaaaattcacttttatggaaattgaattTTAATCCTGATAACTGCTCAAAAGCCgctaaaattaatttcagattacgagctttttcgagatcatgatacataaatagaattgtatcatcggcatattgaaggatagataaaccaccatcgaccagatgtggaatcactccttcaatctgaccttcagacttggcccgctctatcaggatagccagcatatccgcaacaatgttaaacaacattgGTGACAACGGATCCCCCTGGCGTAGCCCTTTACGTCGACTTCCTCATCCTGTAAGGGGATGACTTGCAAAAGCTGTTTCCGGCGGCGAGCTTCAGCGTCGGAGGAAAGCAGGCGTTCGTGCTGGCCACCACCACGTGGTTCAACAGCCTCAACGTGCTCCCGTACATCGCTGACGGAGGAGCCCTGCCGTCTGTCGTCCTCTTCGCCGCCGTCCTGTGGGTCAGGCTGTTGGACGGTGTTCTCAGCGACGGCGCTCATGTCCCAGATGTTCGGCTCCGGCAACAATTTCTTCATCCTCTATGAGTCCATCTACCTTGGAAGGTCGGTCAGACATGAAATGACTCTCTGACATCTGAACACTGTCAATGTTCGTCAAAATGTTGTGTCTACATTGCAGCACGCAGGAGTGAGGTCAGTCAGTCATTTGGTATCTGATTTTATTTATGGTGGATGTTGCAGCGTGCTGAGCCGGCGCTGATGATCATGGGGCTCTACCTCTTCTGTGCGCAAGAGAGAAGAATAAGCTACTGCGGCCGCCCTCCGGCGAGCCAGCACCGGTGCAGCAAGTAGCTGGTCACCGAGAACGTAGCAGAACAGCACGAGAGTGACTAGGCTGGTGCACTAGGCCGGCATGCCAGTGGCCAGAGCCATGAGCTTGTACTCATTTTACTTCAGTGGACATGCCTTGTTTCCCTTGATATACACGGGGATGGAAGACAGAAAAAGGTTCACCATGGTAGGTGCTATTTTTGAAGATGATTATGCTCATGCTCTGATAGACTATTATTTGCAAAGTGAATATATGAAATTTTAATATCTGCTTTTCTGCTCATTTTTTACACTGCTAAAAATATGTCAAGAGAATGCCATATACCTGCTCTCTTTTGCCTTGTTTCGAGCGAAATTTCTACAAAACAACATGAGTTTGTTACTACCTTTGATCATATTGTTAGTTAATAAATCTTTGCACTCACAGCCTCCGGTATCTTCATGTCTATCTATAAAAATGGCTGAACGCCTATCTTTTAAATtaaatatagagttttgtttgaaACTTAGATATGGAAAAGTCAtgcaccatggaccaaaaaggtGCAAAATTTTGAGTTATTAGCAACACACTCTGTCGAGCCATATAAGAATGGTAAGATTAAGGTATGACAAATGCCATAGCTTCCCATAATGGGTCCTTTGCCAATTGCCACTACAAGTAAGCACTGTCCGTTTGCTCCACTGTAAGCAAACTCAGCTTCGGATTCATGGGCGTCATTGGGTACCTGATGTCTCTCAAGTCCTAGGTCACCCTCAACCTCCCGTCGGTGAGTGTGGGTGCCAAGGTGGCCACATACACGACGTTGGTGAACCCGCATACCAACTACACGCTGGTGCTGGCGCCCATCGCTGAGGGTGTGCTCGGCGTCAGCAAGAGCGCATCGTTCTGGGGTTCTGGTCAGTATAAGGCTGGTCATGTCGCGATGGCCGTGCTTTTCTTAGCTGACGTCGTGGCCCTAACCGGCACGCTATTCAGCTTCTGATATCATGCTTGTAATACCTCAGGGTCTGATCCAAGATCGGGGGCGACACCGGTATGGGATTGGAGACGGCAGCTTGCCTGGTCATTGTGACAGTTGGCACAATTATATACCTCCCATTAGAAGCGTCTTTTAAAATGCAATGGCTATAAgcatattttatttttttattagtaTGTGGCTATATTTTCTACATTTGTGAATATTTAATTGTAATTTAtatttacataaaagacatacgtGATAAAAGAACGTAAActaccgtggcaacgcacgggcactccaATAGTAGTATCTATTGTATCTAGGATGACAAAGATTAGGGGTCAAAATCATGCCAAAATTATCGGGATTAACTAACACTATATAACATaacttttttttttcaaattattCATGCACCGGCTTGTCCAATGGCAGATGGACCTACATTATCTTGGAGCGTGTGGAGTTTTTTCACGATCGGCCAGGAATGTTGAAGAGATGCGTCTTCATATAGGCATTGGAGCGATTTCGGTGGTGGTGGTAAAAGCTTTTTCAGTTTTTGGTGCCCTCTTCTTTGAGCCTTTGCGGTATGTTCCGTTGCCGATGGCCAGCGGTGCTCTTTGGAACACCCTGGCCAGATCAGGTGGCAGACTGAGTCTATGGCACAACCAGGCATGGTGCTCTATGGATCTAGGCGGGGCGGCTTGGCGttgttcttctatttttttttaagACCTTCCATCATGCTATGATCCAAATTGATTTTTTAATTAAATGGTATTGTTCAACTTATGTTCATCTTAGACCACAAAATGCTATTCCACATCGTATTGAAAGCGTAGATTTAGAAGCTGTTTAGCACAATGAAAGTGCAGATCACAAACCAGCAAGCGAGATCTACTTGCCAGCTAATAGTactagaaacatgcatatatagtATCATTCGTAGTACAAGCACGAAGAAAGGACATAACAACCTGATTATTGAAGCTAGCTAGCAACATAGGCCAAGCTACGTACACGTCCATACGATTCAAGGCTATCTCAAGCACACTATCTGAGGGATTCAAATCATCAGCCGTTGTTCAACGAAGTTAAGTCTTCTTGCCAAGGAAAACATCAGTTAGGACAGTTTTGGACTGTAGCGAGGTCTTGAGAATCTCCACACCCTGTAAATGCATTacggaacaattaacaggttcacAAAGAATATGGTAGAAAATGCATGTGAATTGAGAGATAGTGGTAGATGATGCATGGTCACCTCCTTGTATCCGAGCTGCACGGTCCTCTCCTGGAGCGTACCTAGGTCCCTCACCGTGGCGGTGTTGAgcagtgcaatgctggtgatgtttGACATTGGAAATATCTTTAGGTCGTCTGTCACCGTGTAAGTCACCATGCCGCCCAGTACTAACCCTTTCGCTTCTTGGGTCACAGGCTCGGACTTCACATGCTGGGAATCCGCCAACATCTGGCTTCCACATGATGGGCACCGAGCACCTCTCTCTTCCGTCACGTAGTTGGGGCAGCCGTAGTAGCTATAGGCGCCGCATCTGAATAATCTTTTCACGGCTGGTGATGGCTCCGGCAAGCGGAAGAAAGATCTGTTGGACTTTGCCGCAAGGGACAGCACGGTGGGACTTAGCATGGCATCCTTGGCAGCCCCGGGCTGGATAGGCGTCGTCAAGCTtctccactagtggaaaacagcccttttgtcgcgggccgtaagggccttttgtcgcgggcggccacccGCGACAACGAAGGCGCGACAAAAGGtccacccttttgtcgcgggtcgcttaccacccgcgacatatggtccaccacgtggcaggcgcggGGTGCCCCAGGGGCACACCCTTTTAAAAGGGTATTTCCGTCTATCACTATCTTTAATCGAGATTAGTAGTTGGCTAATTCAATCGAGAATTGTACACTGCCGATCCAAACCCAGATCATATCTCCATCAGTCCATCTACTATCCTTTGATTCATTCAGTTGCTTGCCAAAGGGAAATCTGCCAGGTACTAGTGCGATCATTCGAAGGCGCAGCCGGCCGCTAGCTGCAGTCACCCCTGCTGCTCCGGCTAGGACATCATCCGGTACAGAGATTAAAAATTATATGAGAGACAAATTCGACAGGAATGTTTCGTCTATCGTTCTTAGACTCATGTTCTTTTTCCACGTACATGTCGCCATTGTCTATTTGGATGGCTAGCATCCTCTCGTCGTTATCTGCCCAACCATGCAATGGCAAACAAACATCGCGTGGCTACTCCGAGTCTCTGATCAGACTGGCGCCAATTTTGTGCGAGGAGACACAGCCATAGGAAAGCATGAACATCATGTTAGAAATAATTTTGTCTCAAAGTTTCCAAGTCGTGTTGTGTCCGGCTAGTCTGACATCATGTGTTGAGTTTAGGTAGTGGCCTAATAGGATATTAGGATTCTGAGTACTAGTGTTAGTCGTAGGTTATTTAGTAGTTTCCTAATACTAGTACTACTAGCTAGCTTGAAGCGAGTCCGGGTCTAAGTCCACGTACGAGTAGGTTTAGATGCTTTTGGGTCGGTTGAACGTGCATATATATGCACAGGTCATGTAACAAAAGATTGTAGAGTGAGCTTTGAGAAATAAAGAAGGATGAACATCGTAGATATTCCATAGAGGCTTCCAACCAGCACATTGGTAGGCCACATGGTTAGTAGGGCACCGTTTTTGGACctataggcagcacaagctcaccTATACCTGGACTTACAATTTTTTTGCACATGCCAAAAATTCCAGTAATTATTTTTTGGCTCGTGGGGTGACAGTCGGTGTCCAGCTCCTTTTCCACTTATAAGGGAGAATATATGAATGAAAATCACCGATTAAGTTTTGGAGAAACAAAAATGTTGGTAATTCAATACCGAAAATTTACCGTCACCAATAATATTGTGATGCTTTGTAGCAAAATATGGATGCAGATATATATCTCTCTCTCTATCTGAAAAAATAAATCTTTCCTGCCGGTCCTTCTACCCAAACCTTAACATTGGTCACCAGATTATTCTTTAAGCTTTCTTGGCCAGAAGATAGAGTGAGAACATGATTCCAATGGAAATACTACCGGCAAGGCCGCAGGCTCTCTAAGATTGTCTAATTGTGTCCCACACATGCACGCAAGCATATATACTCTATCTCCAAAATGGCAGGCACATcgcacatgcatgcatgcataattAGGCGAATATACTCGTGGAACACTATACATTGTATTCTCTCTTGGTTAATGAAATTAATCTACACCATCATTATCTCTTTTATCTCGGTTACTGCGATTAATCTAAATTATTATAATCTTGTCCCACCAATTGCAGTTTTGTGgtctgtttaaaaataataatctACAAACTTTCATTTTTTTGTATGAAATTTTGTAGATATCAAATATTTGATTGCATTAGTAAGCACTGtgattttttcataatttttcgAAGAAAATAATATTTAAGAAAAATGGGTGGGGACCCGCCAGTCATGGCTTACCTAAACTAAAAGTATGGACTGCCGAGTATACATTTTTTTA
This Lolium perenne isolate Kyuss_39 chromosome 1, Kyuss_2.0, whole genome shotgun sequence DNA region includes the following protein-coding sequences:
- the LOC139835965 gene encoding uncharacterized protein; the encoded protein is MLSPTVLSLAAKSNRSFFRLPEPSPAVKRLFRCGAYSYYGCPNYVTEERGARCPSCGSQMLADSQHVKSEPVTQEAKGLVLGGMVTYTVTDDLKIFPMSNITSIALLNTATVRDLGTLQERTVQLGYKEGVEILKTSLQSKTVLTDVFLGKKT